From Candidatus Eisenbacteria bacterium, a single genomic window includes:
- a CDS encoding rhodanese-like domain-containing protein — protein sequence MLTWLLAALVVGLAAALWAQRARLRDLDQRLSELRLVKRELADRVGETERGLQVTRTHLADVAGGAAPERDAIMSGKAWRDVQPAPALVLWEQNPNLFVLDVRTEAEWANAHIPRAKLIPLDELEDRLQELPPKKDALLLVHCAAGGRSLQACQLLADKGYTRLLNLAGGMHTWQGPIEKSATPREAPPPNVRNGTTVNHRGGAITGNAVVEAIRQCYDPEIPLNIYDLGLIYDIDIAADAIAVKMTLTSEACPSARTIPEDVKKRIAGLGQDNVRVDVVFDPPWHPSRISDEGKQKLGIA from the coding sequence ATGCTCACCTGGCTCCTCGCCGCGCTCGTCGTGGGTCTCGCGGCCGCCCTGTGGGCGCAGCGCGCGCGGCTGCGCGACCTCGACCAGCGCCTGAGCGAGCTGCGGCTCGTGAAGCGGGAGCTTGCCGACCGCGTGGGCGAGACCGAGCGCGGGCTCCAGGTGACGCGCACCCACCTGGCCGACGTCGCGGGGGGCGCGGCGCCCGAGCGCGACGCGATCATGTCCGGCAAGGCGTGGCGCGACGTCCAGCCGGCGCCCGCCCTCGTCCTGTGGGAGCAGAACCCGAATCTCTTCGTCCTCGACGTGCGCACCGAGGCCGAATGGGCGAACGCGCACATCCCGCGCGCGAAGCTGATCCCGCTCGACGAGCTCGAGGACCGATTGCAGGAGCTGCCGCCGAAGAAGGACGCGCTGCTGCTCGTCCACTGCGCGGCGGGCGGGCGGAGCCTGCAGGCGTGTCAGCTCCTGGCGGACAAGGGCTACACGAGACTCCTCAACCTCGCGGGCGGCATGCACACCTGGCAGGGGCCGATCGAGAAATCGGCGACGCCGCGCGAGGCGCCGCCGCCGAACGTCCGCAACGGGACGACGGTCAACCATCGCGGCGGCGCGATCACCGGGAACGCCGTCGTCGAGGCGATCCGGCAGTGCTACGACCCGGAGATCCCGCTCAACATCTACGACCTGGGCCTGATCTACGACATCGACATCGCGGCGGACGCGATCGCCGTCAAGATGACGCTGACGTCCGAGGCGTGTCCGTCGGCGCGCACGATCCCCGAGGACGTGAAGAAGCGCATCGCCGGTCTCGGCCAGGACAACGTCCGCGTCGACGTCGTCTTCGATCCGCCGTGGCATCCGTCGCGCATCAGCGACGAGGGCAAGCAGAAGCTCGGCATCGCCTAG